AGACCAGGTGCGCCACGCCATTAGCGACCTGGTAGTCGTGCACCGCCCTGGCCACGTTCGAGCAGGTGTTCCCGGCATATGACTGCTCCGCCTGGATCTCGTAGCTCCGCGTGTGCACGTCCCACACCTGCTCCTGCCAGCGCGTCCAGGGCGCCACCAGGAAGGCGCGGTACTGCTCGCCGCCGTACCCGCCGATCCGCACCACTCCCGAGATCTGCAGCGCATCGCCACGGGCCACTGGACTCCAGTACACCTGATTGGGGTGCGGGTAGGCCGTGGCGCGGCCGGAGCGGCAGGAGATGCCCACATCGATCCCGACCGCCTCGTGGGGCAGCCCCTGCTGCGGAATGTCCTTCATGATGAGCTGCATCCCCCAGAGCCGGGCTGCATTGGCGACTTCGAAGTCCATCACGCCGGGGCCGCGCTCGAGCAGGTAGTTCCGGGCAAAGGCATGGATCTCGGACCAGTAATCCATGGCCCGCTGCGTCAGCCGGTTCTCCAGCTCGTCCTTCACCATGCGATGGCGCATCAGGATGTCGTAGACGTCCACGAACTGCGTGCCTGGCATGGCCGCGGCCATGGCGCCGAAGCTGCCCTGCGTGGGCCGGTATTTCCTCGGCGTCTCGATCGCCCCCGCCATGTTCAGCCGCTCCGCCTGCGCCTGCCCCGGCAGGATCCCGATCTCCGCGGCGCTGCCGCTGTCCATGCCGATCGTCTTGCCGCCGTACCCCAGGCGCGCCAGGGTTTCGCCCCACCAGCGGTGAATGTTCACCGTGCGCCCCTGTACGACCTGCCCCTGGTTGGGGAAGCCGCCGTCCGCGTGATGGTAGTCGAAGTAGGAGAACGCCTTCGTGCTCCACCAGCCGCTCACCAACTGCTGGTCCAGGTAGGGGTGCAGCCAGATCAGCGCATCCTCCTGATCCATGGGGAAGAAGCAGGCGAAGGGGCGCTCCGTCGTCGAGTGCAGCAGCCCCGTGGCATAGATGATGTTCCAGCGGTTGGTCAGGAAGATCCCGCCGTCCACGCCCCGCGCGCGCGCCTCCTCCTTCAGCCGCTTCGCCTTCTGCTGATACCAGGAGAGCGGCAGCCGGTGGAAATCGGCCGCGGCCGGCAGCTCGGCCCGGCGCCGCGCCTGCTCGGCGCGCAGCAGCTCGAAGCTGTCCCGCGCCCGCTCCGCCCGCACCATGGCCCGCTCGTCCGGCCACAGGCTGCGCGGCCCGACTACCGCCGCACTGGCCAACCCCGCGCCCGAGCTCTTCAGGAACTGCCGACGGCTGAAGCGAAACATGGGTCCCTCCGGCAAAAGGGCCGCGCAGCCCCGCGGTCACACCGCCAGCCGCGCCTCGACCCGCTCGGCCTCCCCGGCGCCAAACCACTCCTGCAGGCTCCTCACGGAGCGCGCCCGGGAGCGCAGCGCGATCACGGCGTCACATGCGGCCGAGGCCGCCGACATGGTGGTGCAGTAGGGCACCCGATAGGTGATGGCCGCGCGGCGCATGGCATAGTCGTCGTATTGTGATTTCTTGCCCAGGGGCGTGTTGACGAGCAGGTCGATGCCGCCGCTGATCATCTGGTCGACAATGTCCGGCCGGCCCTCGCCCACCTTGTAGATCCGCTCCGCCGGTACGCCCCGCCCCCGCAGCCAGCGCCAGGTCCCCTCGGTGGCCAGCACCCGGAACCCCAGGTCATGGAAGCGCCGCACGATGGGCGTCACCGTAGGCTTATCGCTGTCGTTAACGGTGACGGCAATGACGCCGCTGGTGGGCAGGGCACTGCCCGCGGAGACCTGCGCCTTGGCGTAGGCCATGCCGAACGACTCGTCGAACCCCATCACCTCGCCCGTCGAGCGCATTTCGGGACCCAGGATCACATCCACGTCCAGCTTGTTAAAGGGGAGCACTGCCTCCTTGACGGCCACGCCCAGGAGCGGCGGCTCGTGCCGCACGCCCAGCGCTTCCAGCGATTTCCCGGCCATGGCCCGGGCGGCCAGGCGGGCGAATGGCACGCCCGTAGCCTTGGAAACGAAGGGCACCGTGCGCGAGGCCCGGGGATTCACCTCCAGCACGTAGACGATGCCGTCCTTGATGGCATACTGCACGTTGATCAGCCCCACCACACCCAGCTCGGCCGCGAACTGCAGCGTGAGCCGCCGCATCTCCTCGACCTCGTGGTCCTTGAGCAGGTAGGGTGGCAGCACGCAAGCCGAGTCGCCCGAGTGCACGCCCGCGTCCTCGATGTGCTGCATCACGCCCGCGATCACGCCGCGCCGGCCGTCGCCGATGGCGTCCACATCCGCTTCGAAGGCGTCCTCGATGAAGCGGTCGACCAGCACGGGGTGGTCGGGTGAGGCGCGCACGGCGCGGCCGAAGTACTCGAGCAGCGACGCCTCGTCGTAGACGATCTCCATGGCCCGGCCGCCCAGCACGTAGGACGGGCGCACCAGCACGGGGTAGCCCACCTCAGCCGCTACCGCCGCCGCTTCCGCCGCGGTCACGGCCACCCCATGGGCCGGCACAGTCGCGCCCAGTTTCCGGCACAACGCAGCGAAGCGGTCCCGGTCCTCGGCGCGGTCAATGGCGTCCACTGTGGTGCCCAGGATGGGCACGCCCAGCTCGGCCAGCGGCTGGGCCAGCTTGAGCGGCGTCTGTCCGCCCAACTGCACGATCACGCCCACCGGCCGTTCCCGCTCCACGATCTCGAGCACGTCCTCGAGCGTGAGCGGCTCGAAGTACAGCTTGTCCGAGATGTCGAAGTCCGTGGAAACGGTCTCCGGGTTCGAGTTCACCATGATCGTCTCGAACCCGTCCGCCCGCAGCGCCAGGGCGGCTTGCACGCAGCAGTAGTCGAACTCGATGCCCTGGCCAATGCGGTTCGGCCCGCTCCCCAGGATCACGATCTTGGGCCGCTCGCTGGCCGGCGCCTCCGACTCGTCCTCATATGAGGAGTAGAGGTACGGCGTCGCGGCGGGAAACTCGCCCGCGCACGTGTCCACCATCTGGTAGGTGGGGCGGACCCCCAGCGCCTGCCGCAGCGCCCGCACCTCGCTCTCGCTCACCCCCCTCGAACGCGCGAGCTGCAGGTCGCTGAAGCCCAGCCGCTTCATGCGCCGCAGCGCAGCGGCGGTGATGTCCTCGAGCCCGGGCGCCGCCGTCGCGGCATGGGCGCCCTGCGCCTCCTCTCGATGCCGTTCCCGATCCCGATCCCGGTCCGCAGCCTGAGCCACTCGGGCAGGAACCTCCCCATTCGCCTTGACTGCGTGAGTTGCTTCCTGCTTCCGTTCTGCCGGCTGGGGCGGCGCAAGTGCAGCAAACCACCGCTCCGCCTCGAGCAGTTCCGCCAGTTGCCCCAGGAACCAGGGATCAATGGCGGTGAGCTCGTACAGCTCGGCAATGGTGAAGCCGGCGGCCAGGGCGCGCTTGAGCTGGAAGGGCCGCTCCGCAGTGGGCTGGCGCAGCGCCGCGCGCAGCGTCTCGGCCGAGTCGTCGGCCAGCCCGTCGTCCTCGAGTCGCGCCCCCGTCTCCCAGCCGGCGCGGTCGATCTCCAGCCCTCGCAGCCCCTTCTGCCACGCCTGCTTGAATGTCCGCCCGATGGCCATCACCTCGCCCACCGCCTTCATCTGCACGCCCAGCGTGCGGTCGGCGGTGGGGAACTTCTCGAAGGCGAAGCGCGGGAACTTCACCACCACGTAGTCCAGCACGGGCTCGAAGGAGGCCGGCGTGGTGCGCGTGATGTCATTGGGCAGCTCGTCCAGCCGGTAGCCGACGGCCAGCTTGGCGCCGATGCGCGCGATCGGGAACCCGGTCGCCTTGGAGGCCAGCGCCGAGGAGCGCGAGACCCGGGGATTCATCTCGATCACCAGCATCTCGCCGTTCCCGGGGTGCACCGCGAACTGGATGTTGCAGCCGCCGGCCTCGACGCCGATCTCGCGGATGATGGCGATGGCCGCGTCCCGCATGCGCTGGTACTCGCGATCCGTCAGCGTCTGCGCGGGCGCCACCGTGATCGAGTCGCCCGTGTGCACGCCCATGGCGTCCACGTTCTCGATCGAGCAGATAATGACCACGTTGTCCGCGCCATCGCGCATGACCTCGAGCTCGAATTCCTTCCAGCCGATGACCGACCGGTCCACCAGCACCTCGTGGATCGGCGACTCGTCCAGCCCCCGCCGCACCGCGTCCTGGAACTCCTCGAGGTTGTAGCCAATGCCGCCGCCCGTGCCACCCAGCGTGAAGGCGGGGCGGATGATGGCAGGGTAGCCGACGTCGCCCACAATGCGCAGCGCGTCCTCGAGCGAGCGGGCGGACCCGCCGTGTGGGACGGCCAGCCCGATGCGCGTCATGGCCCGGGCAAACTCGGCGCGGTCCTCCGCCATGCGGATGGCGCGCGCGTCAGCGCCGATCAGCTCGACGCCGTGGCGCTCGAGCACCCCGCTCTGGTGCAGCTCGAGCGACACGTTCAGCGCCGTCTGCCCGCCCATGGTGGGGAGCAGCGCGTCCGGCCGCTCGCGCTCGATGATGCGCTCGACCCACTCCGCGGTGATGGGCTCGATGTAGGTGCGGTCCGCCAGCTCCGGGTCGGTCATGATCGTGGCCGGATTGCTGTTCACCAGCACCACGCGGTACCCCTCCTCCTTCAGCGCCCGCACCGCCTGGGTCCCGGAGTAGTCGAACTCGCACGCCTGCCCGATCACGATCGGGCCGGAGCCGAGCAGCAGGATCGTCTGGAGGTCTTCTCGTTTAGGCACGGGTTATACGGCAAGACTGGACATCCGGCCGGAAGGTCAGTAAAGTGGTGCCCGTGGCCGGGATCGCGCAACCCCGAGCGCATAAACCATTGCTAAGCCGCACCCGCTGGGCACGCCAGGAGCTATGGCCAGGGCGTGCCGCAGCGCACCGACTCGTTCCCGCTGCAGCGGCGAGCCCGCGCACGGCGCCGCCCGCGCTGGCTGCCCGCGTCTCGCCGCTGCCTCTCCCGCAGTTGATGGAGGCATCTGCATGTGCAACGGTGAAAGCGCTGCCGGCATCCCCGGCATGGAGGGAGAAGCCTTAAAGATCCTGCTTGCGGAAGACGACGCCGAGGACGCGAGGCAGCTCGAGGAAGCCCTGGAAGAGGACGTCGCCCGCCCCTTCCTCCTGGTTCGCGCCCGCAACCTGCTCGAGGCGCTGAGCCGGCTGCGCAAGAAGAGCTTCGACGTCATCCTGCTCGATCTCACCCTGCCCAACGGCGACGGCGTGGACATGATCTCGCGGGTGCAGGGCGAGGCGCCCGACGTGCCCGTGGTCGTGCTCACGCGCCTCGAGGACGAGCAGACGGCCATCCGGGCGCTCAAGGGCGGGGCCCAGGACTACCTGGTCAAGGGAAAGGTCAACGGCGAGCTGCTCTTCCGCTCGAGCCGCTACGCCATCGAGCGGCACCGGCTGCTGGCCGAGCTGCGCGCCCTGTCGCTGGTGGACGAGCTCACCGCGGTCTACAACCGCCGGGGCTTCCTCACCCTGGTGCAGCAGCAGCTCAAGGTGGCGCACAGGCAGAAGCGCACCATGCTCCTCTTCTTTGCCGACCTGGACGGCGTGAAGCGGATCAACGACACCTTTGGCCATGCCGAGGGCGACCGTGCGCTGGTGGATGCGGCGGAACTGCTCAAGCAGACGTTCCGCGAATCGGACATCGTGGCCCGGCTGGGCGGCGACGAGTTTGCCGTCTTCGCCATCGAGAGCACGCCTGACAGCGCGCAGATCATGATGAACCGGCTCGAGCGCAACCTGGCGGCTCACAACGCCGAGCCGGTCCGGCCCTACCCCATGTCGATCAGCATGGGCATCGCCGTGTACGATCCCGCCAGTCCCACCTCGGTGGACGACCTGCTCTCCAGGGCGGATCGGCTGATGTACGAGCACAAGCGCAGCAAGAAAGCGCAGCGGCAAGGTGGGCGGCGGCGCCGCGGCCGCATGAGCCGGTAGTTCGCGCGGCGGCCTGTCCAGCCTCGCCGCGGCAAGGTGGGCGGCGGCGCGGCCGCTCTGGCTCGCGGGAAGGGCCCGGCGTGCGGCGAGGCGGGCAGGGAGGCTCAGGCGGCCAGCGCTCCGCTCAGCGGCGCCGCAGCTTCGGCCAGAGCGCGCCCCGCCAGATCGCGAGCTTCTCCCCCGCTCCGGCGGCGCCCGCCCCCGCCGCTCGGCCAGCCGAGCCGCTCGCCTGCCGCAGCAGCCGCAGCCGGTAGCGCGTCGCCACGCCCGCCGTCTCCAGCACTCCGATCAGGTACTGGCCAGCCGGTAAGCGGCCCGCGATCTCCTCGCTCGAGAAGGGCAGTGCCGCCGCCATGTAGATGCGCGGGAACTCGCCCGTCGCCGCGATCCAGGGCACGGACTTGGCGGGCGCGCTCATCAGGAACAGATCCAGGTCGTGGTCGGCAATGGCTTCGCCCGGGTTCAGTTGCAGCACCACGTCGGTCGTGGCCGCCAGCTCGAAGCGGTAGTAGTCCGCGCCGTACGGATTCTCCAGCGTCAGCTCGCCCACGAACGGGAAAGGCAGGGGCGCGGCGTCCCGCGGGTAGTCGTTGGGCTCGAGGCTGTCCGGCGGCAGGGCGAAGGTGGGCCGGTCATCCAGGCGCAGGCCGTAGCTGCGGTCCCCGGGAATGATGGCCGAGAAGCTGCCCGTGAAGGCGAAGGGCGAGAGCAGCACATCGTACGTTCCCGCGCGCAGCCGCGGCAACGAGATGGTTACCGGCTGGATCGGCCGCTCCGCGAAGAGCGCATAGCTCGCCACCAGCCCCACAATGTCCTGCGCCGCGACGTCGATCACCTCCATGCGCGTGGCCCGCAGCGCCGCGATCACCAGGCTGCGGTCCGCCAGCTCTACCCGAACCGGCCCGGCGGCCGGCAGCTCGAAGCGGTAGACGTCGGCGTCCCGGGAGGTGTAGAGCGGCCGCGTCACGAGGGAGGGGTTCTCGAAGGGGAAGGGCAGGGCAGCCGGCTCATCGAAGCCGTTCGGCTCCAGCGCGTCATCGCCGTTCCCGGTCACGAAGAACACACCGTCGGCGACCGCCGCCACGCCCGCACGGGTCACAGTGAGCGGCCCCGTGCTGGCGCCCACCGGCACCCAGGCCTCCAGGCTCCGTCCCGTCGCCGCCACCCCCTTGAGGAAGGCCGGCACACCGCCGAAGCGGACCACGGGCTCCGCGCCCAACGACTGCCCTCGCACCGTGACTACGGTGCCGAACGCGCCGTGCTGCGGCGCGAATCCGGTGACCTCGCGCACGCGCAGTGTGGCAAAGCCGCGGAGTCCGTTGGGCGCCCGGGCCTCGATGCGCGCGTCACCCAGCGCCCGCGCCGTGACCAGTCCGGCCGTGTCCACCCGCGCCCGCACCGTGTCCAGGCTGCGCCAGCGGAAGGGCGTGCCCGGGATGGGCGCATCATCCGCATCAAACGCCGTGGCCGTGATGCGCACTGTGTCGCCCGGCGAGACCGCCGTATCGGCCGGCGTCAACACCAGAAAGGTGGGCGTCGGCGGCTGCGCCGGATCGTCACAGCCCCAGAGCCACAACAGCACAAAGCGCGAAAAGGCGGCCTTGACACCACCCCAGCGCAGCAGGCACCGCAGGCGCCCGCACGCCGGCACACCTGCCTGCGCGCCTCGCGTCGTCTCCGCATCCACCGGTCGCACCTGACACCGTCCCATTCTCCTATAAGCTTGACTCAAATTGAAATGTCAAGCCCGCCACGAGGAGGAGCCGATGTCCCGCCTCGCTCTTGCAAGCATCGCAGCGCTGGCCCTCGTCCTCGCAGGCGCTTGCGACAAAGCTGGCCCGGCAGAAGACTTTCCGACAGGGCTGCATCCGTCCGCGGCCCTCTTCTACGGCACGGTTTGCGCCCAAAACCACGATTTCGCCCCGGCCTTCGAGCTGATCGTCAACGGGTGTCCGGATGCCGAAGCCGGTGGCTACCAAGACGAAGCGGCGACCTTCCAATACCGCTTCGCTCTGGGTTTCAGGGCGGTCGCGGATCAACAGGTCCTCGCTACCTATGAGTATCGATATCTGAGTGGAGGCCAGTTGGGAATCAGGCTGGTAGATGCTGTCTTTTTCAGCGTTGCCGGCGGCTCAATTGCCCAAACGAATCCCTTTCCTCTCCTGTACATCCGCGAACTTGGAGGGTCCAAGTTCATCGGGTACGTGAGCGGCTGCTCAAGCCAGTACACGGACGCGACACAGTGCTGGAACAACCGGACCGGAGGCATCCATCTTGAGCCGCGCGTCTGCGTTGACGACCCCAACGACGGCAATTATGGCGACGCCGATGCGTTGTGTGCGGATGTGGCGGACGATTTAGCCAGCCGTTCCCTGAACCTGCTACCGACGGCGTCCTTCACCTTCCAACAGATAAGCGAGGGCTTTAAACAGTGTTTCGTCGGCTGCTACCGGTTCGACGCGCGTAGCTCTTCTGATCCGGAAGGCCGACCTCTAACGTACTACTGGGAATTCAGCGACGGGGTTACAGCTCTCACCACCGACCCCATTTACGAGCGCTACTTTATGCCCGGAGGCGGAAGAGTTACAGCACGGTTGCGCGTGGATGACGGCTCGGGAGGCATAGATATCCAGATCCAGAGCTTCTGGACTTAACTTAAGCCAGTCAATCCACGAGCACACGGGCCGCCCGTTCAGGCTTACATCCAGCGAGCGGTTATCGGATGGGCCCACCGGCCGTCTGCAAGGCTGTCGGCGATGCACACCGTGTCCCAGGGCGAGAGGGCCCTTTCGGCCGCCGTGAACAGCAATAACGTGGGTATCGGGCGGCTGCGCGGGGTCCTCCCAACCGACAACCAGGAGGACAGTTTATTGGCCGAGCCGCAGCACGAATCGGTGTCGCCGGCTACTGCGGCCGTTCTCGACGGTCTCCGTAAAGCTGGAAGACCCGCCCAGACCCCGCGTAACCTGCAATAACTCCATCAGGCGCCTCTTCACGGGTCCGGGATCCTGTGTGCCGGCGCGAGACACGGGCTCCCCCGCGGCACTGGACGCAGTAGCCGATATCCGAAGGCGGTACGACGTCGGCCGGCCTGCAAATTCGTGGACTACTGCGGTATAGGTCCCCGGTGCGAGCGTTACGGTGACGGAATCCGTGAACTCGGGCGTAAAGCTCCGGGCAGCGACCAGCGTCGTATCGAGGAACGGATTGGGGTCGGTCTGCCAGACATCCAACGTATCCCCCCGCAAGATGAACAGGTCGACGTCCGAAGTGGTGGCGGCAACGCTGGCATGGACGCTGCTCCGTTGCGACAGCGTAAACACGTAATTATCGATCGCGTAAGGGTTCTCCGCGTTCAAGCCACTCTGGTCAAACGAGAGGGTAACCCGCTGGGACTCCCTGGGAAAATCGTTGGGCTCGAACGCGTCCGGCGCCAGCCCAAACGTCGAAGCTGGTGTCAGAGTCAGCCCATACGGCCGTACCGTTGTTGTGTCACTTTGGGACCACCGTACATGCGCAATGCTCAAGCCGTAGGTCCCGGGCGGGAGGCTGGCCCGGGACCAGACCGCGCTGTCCAACGGCTGGCCGCTAATGAAATCCACCGGCGTGATGAAGGCCGCAACCCGAATCGGGTTGACAAAGAAGAGAATTCCTACGGCGGAATTGGAGATTTCTCGGCCTCCACGGTGCGCCAGAAAGAACGATAGCGGCGCGGCCTGCTGCGTCTGGAAGGCATAGAAATCGAAGTCCTGGCGCCGGGCGACGAGCGAGGGGTTGTTGTAAGGCACGGGCAGCAGCACGAATGCCGTGTCGTTCACGTCCTCGAAGACGTCATCGGCGCGCGTCAGCCGGAACTCGCGGCTGGTGCCGAAGCTGTCGCTGGGCGCCACCAGGCGCAGCGGCCCTGAGGCCGCGCCTACCGGCACCCAGACGTCGATGCGGCTGGTCGAGGCGCTGCGCGTGAAGGCGCGCACGCGCGTGTTG
This region of Gemmatimonadota bacterium genomic DNA includes:
- a CDS encoding Ig-like domain-containing protein, which translates into the protein MSNSRMITAAALALITLGLALACGDDGTGPARIDRVVISTLDGDTTPEVRKGDVLRLRAQAFRGSTQVTVSRFRWNSESPQIATVDSTGLVRGLAFGTAQITAEPVEQAGVVGRAALAVVGPPVATVQVLPADTFVDIADTVQFVAVGRDAGGTTLSDVEFTWRATAANVTVNLLGQAIGQTPGIAQIEATAWNNVKGTARARVTPVTGISPDTGRYGSIVAVQGTELPAGAQVFFNGSGNTRVRAFTRSASTSRIDVWVPVGAASGPLRLVAPSDSFGTSREFRLTRADDVFEDVNDTAFVLLPVPYNNPSLVARRQDFDFYAFQTQQAAPLSFFLAHRGGREISNSAVGILFFVNPIRVAAFITPVDFISGQPLDSAVWSRASLPPGTYGLSIAHVRWSQSDTTTVRPYGLTLTPASTFGLAPDAFEPNDFPRESQRVTLSFDQSGLNAENPYAIDNYVFTLSQRSSVHASVAATTSDVDLFILRGDTLDVWQTDPNPFLDTTLVAARSFTPEFTDSVTVTLAPGTYTAVVHEFAGRPTSYRLRISATASSAAGEPVSRAGTQDPGPVKRRLMELLQVTRGLGGSSSFTETVENGRSSRRHRFVLRLGQ
- the carB gene encoding carbamoyl-phosphate synthase large subunit, translating into MGGQTALNVSLELHQSGVLERHGVELIGADARAIRMAEDRAEFARAMTRIGLAVPHGGSARSLEDALRIVGDVGYPAIIRPAFTLGGTGGGIGYNLEEFQDAVRRGLDESPIHEVLVDRSVIGWKEFELEVMRDGADNVVIICSIENVDAMGVHTGDSITVAPAQTLTDREYQRMRDAAIAIIREIGVEAGGCNIQFAVHPGNGEMLVIEMNPRVSRSSALASKATGFPIARIGAKLAVGYRLDELPNDITRTTPASFEPVLDYVVVKFPRFAFEKFPTADRTLGVQMKAVGEVMAIGRTFKQAWQKGLRGLEIDRAGWETGARLEDDGLADDSAETLRAALRQPTAERPFQLKRALAAGFTIAELYELTAIDPWFLGQLAELLEAERWFAALAPPQPAERKQEATHAVKANGEVPARVAQAADRDRDRERHREEAQGAHAATAAPGLEDITAAALRRMKRLGFSDLQLARSRGVSESEVRALRQALGVRPTYQMVDTCAGEFPAATPYLYSSYEDESEAPASERPKIVILGSGPNRIGQGIEFDYCCVQAALALRADGFETIMVNSNPETVSTDFDISDKLYFEPLTLEDVLEIVERERPVGVIVQLGGQTPLKLAQPLAELGVPILGTTVDAIDRAEDRDRFAALCRKLGATVPAHGVAVTAAEAAAVAAEVGYPVLVRPSYVLGGRAMEIVYDEASLLEYFGRAVRASPDHPVLVDRFIEDAFEADVDAIGDGRRGVIAGVMQHIEDAGVHSGDSACVLPPYLLKDHEVEEMRRLTLQFAAELGVVGLINVQYAIKDGIVYVLEVNPRASRTVPFVSKATGVPFARLAARAMAGKSLEALGVRHEPPLLGVAVKEAVLPFNKLDVDVILGPEMRSTGEVMGFDESFGMAYAKAQVSAGSALPTSGVIAVTVNDSDKPTVTPIVRRFHDLGFRVLATEGTWRWLRGRGVPAERIYKVGEGRPDIVDQMISGGIDLLVNTPLGKKSQYDDYAMRRAAITYRVPYCTTMSAASAACDAVIALRSRARSVRSLQEWFGAGEAERVEARLAV
- a CDS encoding M24 family metallopeptidase — translated: MFRFSRRQFLKSSGAGLASAAVVGPRSLWPDERAMVRAERARDSFELLRAEQARRRAELPAAADFHRLPLSWYQQKAKRLKEEARARGVDGGIFLTNRWNIIYATGLLHSTTERPFACFFPMDQEDALIWLHPYLDQQLVSGWWSTKAFSYFDYHHADGGFPNQGQVVQGRTVNIHRWWGETLARLGYGGKTIGMDSGSAAEIGILPGQAQAERLNMAGAIETPRKYRPTQGSFGAMAAAMPGTQFVDVYDILMRHRMVKDELENRLTQRAMDYWSEIHAFARNYLLERGPGVMDFEVANAARLWGMQLIMKDIPQQGLPHEAVGIDVGISCRSGRATAYPHPNQVYWSPVARGDALQISGVVRIGGYGGEQYRAFLVAPWTRWQEQVWDVHTRSYEIQAEQSYAGNTCSNVARAVHDYQVANGVAHLVYHRPGHGEGMEGHQPPYHALGDYTVMQKGMHFSNEPGLYDVENAFGFNHSNNILVAEKKGLQQGTVPATREWCFLDFGRAVG
- a CDS encoding PKD domain-containing protein, translating into MSRLALASIAALALVLAGACDKAGPAEDFPTGLHPSAALFYGTVCAQNHDFAPAFELIVNGCPDAEAGGYQDEAATFQYRFALGFRAVADQQVLATYEYRYLSGGQLGIRLVDAVFFSVAGGSIAQTNPFPLLYIRELGGSKFIGYVSGCSSQYTDATQCWNNRTGGIHLEPRVCVDDPNDGNYGDADALCADVADDLASRSLNLLPTASFTFQQISEGFKQCFVGCYRFDARSSSDPEGRPLTYYWEFSDGVTALTTDPIYERYFMPGGGRVTARLRVDDGSGGIDIQIQSFWT
- a CDS encoding Ig-like domain-containing protein is translated as MGRCQVRPVDAETTRGAQAGVPACGRLRCLLRWGGVKAAFSRFVLLWLWGCDDPAQPPTPTFLVLTPADTAVSPGDTVRITATAFDADDAPIPGTPFRWRSLDTVRARVDTAGLVTARALGDARIEARAPNGLRGFATLRVREVTGFAPQHGAFGTVVTVRGQSLGAEPVVRFGGVPAFLKGVAATGRSLEAWVPVGASTGPLTVTRAGVAAVADGVFFVTGNGDDALEPNGFDEPAALPFPFENPSLVTRPLYTSRDADVYRFELPAAGPVRVELADRSLVIAALRATRMEVIDVAAQDIVGLVASYALFAERPIQPVTISLPRLRAGTYDVLLSPFAFTGSFSAIIPGDRSYGLRLDDRPTFALPPDSLEPNDYPRDAAPLPFPFVGELTLENPYGADYYRFELAATTDVVLQLNPGEAIADHDLDLFLMSAPAKSVPWIAATGEFPRIYMAAALPFSSEEIAGRLPAGQYLIGVLETAGVATRYRLRLLRQASGSAGRAAGAGAAGAGEKLAIWRGALWPKLRRR
- a CDS encoding GGDEF domain-containing response regulator: MCNGESAAGIPGMEGEALKILLAEDDAEDARQLEEALEEDVARPFLLVRARNLLEALSRLRKKSFDVILLDLTLPNGDGVDMISRVQGEAPDVPVVVLTRLEDEQTAIRALKGGAQDYLVKGKVNGELLFRSSRYAIERHRLLAELRALSLVDELTAVYNRRGFLTLVQQQLKVAHRQKRTMLLFFADLDGVKRINDTFGHAEGDRALVDAAELLKQTFRESDIVARLGGDEFAVFAIESTPDSAQIMMNRLERNLAAHNAEPVRPYPMSISMGIAVYDPASPTSVDDLLSRADRLMYEHKRSKKAQRQGGRRRRGRMSR